One genomic region from Chloroherpetonaceae bacterium encodes:
- a CDS encoding response regulator transcription factor, protein MAEPIKILLIEDEAGIVLTLTDRLKSEGFQVDSERDGEKGFQRALKGHYDVCIIDVMLPNKSGFDICRDLRSASIFTPILMLTARGQTIDKVLGLKLGADDYLTKPFDMMELLARLEALLRRNSKPKNAVEVPDIFHIGECIINFKTMEVKKNGETLELSAKEFQLLRYFIENKGKLLSREILLNAVWGYHAMPSTRTVDVHVAWLRQKLEPNPKAPRFILTMHGMGYKFVGE, encoded by the coding sequence TGGCTGAACCAATTAAAATTCTACTGATAGAAGACGAAGCCGGTATTGTTCTCACGCTTACCGACCGTTTGAAAAGCGAGGGATTTCAGGTTGATTCCGAAAGGGACGGCGAAAAGGGTTTTCAACGCGCTTTGAAAGGACATTATGATGTGTGCATTATCGATGTCATGCTTCCCAATAAATCAGGCTTTGATATCTGCCGCGATCTCCGCTCTGCCTCAATCTTTACACCAATTTTGATGCTTACCGCTCGCGGACAAACCATCGATAAAGTGCTCGGCCTAAAACTCGGCGCCGATGATTATCTCACCAAGCCCTTCGATATGATGGAATTACTTGCCCGTTTAGAAGCCTTGCTTCGGCGAAACAGCAAACCTAAAAATGCAGTTGAGGTTCCGGATATCTTTCATATTGGGGAATGCATCATCAATTTCAAAACGATGGAAGTCAAAAAAAATGGGGAGACTTTAGAGCTTTCTGCAAAAGAATTTCAACTCCTCCGGTACTTCATCGAAAACAAAGGGAAACTGCTCTCACGTGAAATTTTGCTTAATGCCGTTTGGGGATATCATGCAATGCCCTCGACGCGTACCGTGGATGTGCACGTCGCGTGGCTTCGCCAAAAACTTGAACCCAATCCGAAAGCCCCACGCTTTATTCTTACTATGCACGGAATGGGATACAAATTTGTGGGTGAGTAA
- a CDS encoding DUF547 domain-containing protein: MIKHILTGLLLLLFSVEGIAQKAPKHRVKGRHQAFTVLLKKHVVNGKVDYEAFRNSREFEAYLKSLEQDTVFFSNRKPSKESQIAFWINAYNAFTIHLITKNTGIKSIMDIRPNAWREQFFTVAGKKMTLDEIEKTILIKELGEDRVHFTCVCAAVSCPPLQSEAYEGFKLEAQLERAARNFINDTLRNEIQIGSPKIKIAQIFNWYSADFSKFGGVKSFLARYLDEPKRSWLLDGVKEIEYFGYDWSLNSK, translated from the coding sequence ATGATAAAACATATCCTTACAGGGTTACTTCTCCTGTTGTTCTCCGTAGAGGGAATCGCGCAAAAAGCGCCTAAGCATCGCGTAAAAGGTCGTCATCAGGCATTTACCGTTCTCTTAAAAAAGCATGTGGTGAATGGCAAAGTGGATTATGAGGCTTTTAGAAATTCTCGAGAATTCGAGGCCTATCTTAAGTCGCTCGAACAAGACACCGTTTTTTTCTCCAATCGGAAGCCGAGCAAGGAAAGTCAAATTGCCTTTTGGATAAATGCTTACAATGCGTTTACCATTCATTTGATCACCAAAAACACAGGCATAAAAAGCATTATGGATATTCGCCCCAATGCTTGGAGAGAGCAGTTCTTTACAGTTGCGGGAAAAAAGATGACTCTGGATGAAATTGAAAAAACGATACTCATCAAAGAATTGGGGGAAGATCGCGTGCACTTTACCTGTGTATGTGCAGCAGTGTCGTGCCCACCCCTGCAAAGTGAAGCCTACGAAGGATTTAAACTCGAAGCGCAGTTGGAGCGTGCTGCACGGAATTTTATCAATGACACACTTCGCAACGAGATTCAAATTGGAAGCCCAAAAATTAAAATTGCGCAAATCTTCAATTGGTACTCCGCCGATTTTTCGAAATTTGGTGGCGTAAAATCATTTCTTGCCCGATATCTCGATGAGCCCAAGCGCAGTTGGCTCTTAGATGGTGTGAAGGAAATTGAATACTTCGGTTATGATTGGTCGCTTAATTCAAAGTGA
- a CDS encoding HAMP domain-containing sensor histidine kinase: protein MKSVILSLRFKLTALFIGLLAFVGMAMLYILSKTSGMYLDEATQRANENLAASISKEFKIDTRTNNFYRDTVERIFSTAMIINPTIRMYLVHDDGEVFGLKNDSLLLKKVSIEKIQNFIARKESFPIYGDNPKRPEMPIIFSASPIYQPDGTLHCYLYIALENDRDASAVIAMQQSMIMRSIGISLLLILLFTSVLGIWWISRLTRDLRQFSQFVKRIEEKNIAERIPEMPTEELKDLSTAFNEMMQRVEISIRKQKESDMLRRELIANVSHDLRTPLASIEGYAETIIKKSNDLKEQERTEYLTVILRNAKKLNRLIHQLFEHSKLEAGQKTPSFEPFSLSELVHDIALSFKPQAEIQSIHLEISIPESSPMILGDVEMIERVLQNLIENALRFTPEGGKVGVQVAQQNSNALEVAVIDNGEGIQEKDLDNLFDRFYQSENIRTGEKSGSGLGLAISRKILELHHSTIKVQSTFGEGTRFSFLLNSIPKEA, encoded by the coding sequence ATGAAATCAGTCATTCTCTCGCTCCGCTTTAAGCTTACGGCGTTGTTTATCGGACTTTTGGCCTTTGTTGGAATGGCAATGCTCTACATTCTTTCAAAGACAAGCGGAATGTATTTGGATGAAGCCACTCAACGTGCCAATGAAAATTTAGCGGCATCGATATCTAAAGAATTCAAAATTGATACACGAACAAATAATTTTTATCGTGATACCGTTGAGCGGATTTTTTCTACGGCAATGATCATCAACCCAACCATTCGAATGTATTTGGTACATGATGATGGGGAAGTATTTGGGCTGAAGAATGACTCTTTGCTGCTCAAAAAAGTATCGATTGAAAAGATTCAGAATTTCATTGCGCGAAAGGAATCCTTCCCAATCTATGGCGATAATCCTAAGCGACCCGAAATGCCCATTATCTTTTCTGCGTCTCCTATCTATCAACCCGATGGCACTTTGCATTGCTATTTATACATCGCCCTTGAAAATGACCGCGATGCCTCTGCGGTTATCGCAATGCAGCAAAGTATGATTATGCGAAGCATCGGAATTTCTTTGCTCCTAATTCTTCTCTTTACCTCTGTATTAGGGATTTGGTGGATTTCAAGGCTTACTCGAGACCTTCGGCAGTTTTCACAATTTGTAAAACGAATTGAAGAAAAAAATATTGCAGAAAGAATTCCTGAAATGCCGACCGAGGAGCTCAAAGATCTTTCCACAGCATTTAATGAAATGATGCAGCGCGTTGAGATTTCAATTCGAAAGCAGAAAGAATCGGATATGCTCAGGCGAGAGCTCATCGCCAATGTCTCTCATGATTTACGTACCCCTTTAGCTTCCATTGAGGGCTATGCCGAAACCATTATCAAGAAATCGAATGATTTGAAGGAGCAAGAACGAACAGAATATTTGACGGTAATTCTGAGAAATGCAAAAAAACTGAATCGATTGATTCATCAACTTTTTGAGCATTCAAAATTAGAAGCCGGTCAGAAAACGCCGAGCTTCGAGCCGTTTTCACTTTCTGAACTTGTTCACGATATCGCCCTTAGTTTTAAGCCACAAGCGGAAATACAGAGCATCCACCTTGAGATTTCAATTCCCGAATCAAGTCCAATGATTTTGGGTGATGTCGAAATGATTGAAAGGGTATTACAAAACTTAATCGAAAATGCGCTTCGTTTTACTCCCGAAGGCGGTAAGGTGGGTGTGCAAGTGGCGCAGCAAAATAGCAATGCGCTTGAAGTTGCCGTTATAGATAATGGCGAAGGCATACAGGAAAAGGATTTGGATAATCTCTTTGACCGATTTTATCAAAGCGAAAACATTCGTACCGGCGAAAAGAGCGGCTCGGGATTGGGACTCGCGATTTCGCGTAAGATTCTCGAACTCCATCATTCAACGATAAAGGTTCAAAGCACCTTTGGTGAAGGAACTCGATTTTCGTTTCTCTTGAATTCAATACCAAAAGAAGCATGA
- a CDS encoding response regulator transcription factor, translating into MKRVLIIEDDADIAQLIALNLRDIECGAEIVTNGLDGVLFASQSNFDVIILDIMLPKLNGIDACRQIRAKKVQTPIIMLTSKSEEGDKLEALEIGADDYVTKPFSVKELMARVKARIRRFSPEKELSFIGAEKQLIRGPIRLDNDNHRAFLEGKPLNLTQKEFELLNLMMKNPGRAFSRSELLDLIWGDHFSGYEHTVNSHINRLRMKIEADSESPTLILTVWGIGYKFNENV; encoded by the coding sequence ATGAAAAGAGTGCTAATCATTGAAGATGATGCTGATATTGCGCAACTCATTGCCCTCAATCTTCGAGACATTGAATGCGGCGCAGAAATCGTGACCAATGGGTTAGATGGTGTTCTCTTTGCCTCACAATCAAATTTTGATGTCATTATTTTAGACATTATGCTTCCAAAGCTCAATGGGATTGATGCTTGCCGGCAGATTCGAGCAAAGAAAGTTCAAACGCCAATTATTATGCTGACTTCGAAATCGGAGGAGGGTGATAAGCTCGAGGCCCTTGAAATTGGGGCTGATGACTATGTGACGAAGCCTTTCAGCGTAAAGGAATTAATGGCGCGAGTAAAGGCACGAATTCGCCGCTTTAGTCCCGAAAAGGAGCTTAGTTTTATCGGTGCAGAAAAGCAATTGATACGAGGGCCGATTCGCCTTGATAATGACAATCACCGCGCATTTTTAGAGGGAAAACCACTAAACTTGACCCAAAAAGAATTTGAACTTCTTAACCTGATGATGAAAAATCCCGGCCGAGCATTTTCACGATCAGAGTTGCTGGATTTGATTTGGGGCGATCATTTTTCCGGATATGAGCACACCGTGAATTCGCATATCAATCGGCTTAGAATGAAAATTGAAGCAGACTCCGAATCTCCAACGTTGATTCTTACCGTTTGGGGAATTGGGTACAAATTCAATGAGAATGTGTAA
- a CDS encoding redoxin domain-containing protein has translation MQFLLISIFWLMIPDEVIKVGSKAPELLDGQWINSPKSSLHSQKGKVVLLHFWTFACYNCRNTIPSVNAWHKEFSKDGLVIIGIHTPEFGYEKKIETVKTEIQKLGIQYAVVTDNDYQTWNRYEQRYWPCIYLIDKKGIIRYIHIGEGNYDKTRNEIQRLLSEKSDE, from the coding sequence ATGCAATTTTTGCTCATCTCAATATTTTGGTTAATGATTCCGGACGAAGTCATTAAAGTTGGTTCTAAAGCCCCTGAACTTCTTGATGGGCAATGGATTAATTCGCCTAAATCCTCTTTGCACTCGCAAAAGGGAAAAGTGGTACTGCTTCATTTTTGGACGTTTGCATGTTACAACTGTCGGAATACAATTCCTTCGGTGAATGCTTGGCACAAGGAATTTTCAAAGGATGGGCTTGTTATCATTGGAATACACACGCCGGAATTTGGGTACGAGAAAAAAATTGAAACGGTAAAAACTGAAATCCAAAAACTTGGAATACAATATGCCGTGGTGACCGATAATGACTATCAGACTTGGAACCGATATGAACAACGCTATTGGCCTTGCATATACTTAATCGATAAGAAGGGAATTATTCGATACATTCATATTGGTGAAGGAAATTATGACAAAACAAGAAATGAAATCCAACGATTGCTTTCTGAAAAGAGCGACGAATGA
- a CDS encoding ATP-binding protein: MPEKKANLEKPEEIQQPRFRLGFKVFIAQALILSIAILMPAYFNLENQKQETLRHLQEQLLTASNTLSLQIKPADVSELNGLPSDTLKESYQRTRKCIVDFVTANHYLGFDSDNAYLFKRTEGDTLRFIAMYYSQYVGIPYMLRNEMIPVFEKGVSNTTDIYEDENGVWVSAYTPILDSTRRVIALVEVDFKNNFYITQLEIKKRNIFIIGGIAILLGSIFSLLLTFLVSSPIKQITNAVLDFSKGNRSRRVDIQSNDEIGTLASAFNLMSKEISDRDRITEEIRKARLEETIEALNTSNIQLEVKQKALEESNIALSQKNEQIKAQQLQLVQAEKMSSLGQMVAGIAHEINTPLGFVKNSLTLLSRNQEEIESLLLKQHALAESLLMGGSDDEIEKHITEAFEAKRELEENEVLGDSKKMLDHSKTGIERIEELVINLKNFSRLDETAFKLSDINEGIESTLVITNNAYKHKAEIKKNFTPDLKAECYPSQLNQVIMNLIVNAAQAIPEKGMIHISTMLERIDESPAANKSDAYYAVIEVSDTGKGISKENLDKIFDPFFTTKPVGQGTGLGLSISYQIIQKHKGKINVKSEVGKGTTFTVRIPLKQNQKS; this comes from the coding sequence ATGCCTGAGAAAAAAGCCAACCTCGAGAAACCTGAAGAGATTCAGCAACCCCGCTTTCGTTTAGGATTCAAAGTGTTTATTGCTCAAGCCTTGATTCTTTCGATAGCCATTTTAATGCCCGCATATTTTAATCTTGAAAATCAAAAGCAAGAAACACTTCGTCATCTTCAAGAGCAGCTTTTAACGGCCAGCAACACGTTGTCCCTTCAGATTAAACCTGCTGATGTTTCGGAATTAAACGGACTGCCAAGCGATACTCTAAAGGAATCCTATCAAAGAACACGCAAGTGTATTGTGGATTTTGTAACTGCAAATCATTACTTGGGGTTTGATAGCGATAATGCCTATCTCTTTAAACGAACCGAAGGAGATACCTTACGTTTTATTGCAATGTATTACAGTCAGTATGTCGGAATTCCCTATATGCTCCGCAATGAAATGATTCCTGTATTTGAAAAAGGGGTTTCAAACACAACTGATATCTATGAAGACGAAAATGGTGTTTGGGTTTCCGCATATACACCAATTTTAGATTCAACACGCCGTGTGATAGCACTTGTAGAAGTTGACTTCAAAAACAATTTCTATATCACTCAATTAGAAATCAAAAAAAGAAACATTTTTATTATCGGAGGCATTGCTATTCTCCTTGGCTCCATCTTTTCGTTGCTACTTACCTTCCTTGTCTCATCACCAATTAAGCAAATCACCAACGCGGTGCTTGATTTTTCAAAAGGGAATCGATCGCGAAGGGTTGATATTCAATCGAATGATGAAATCGGAACTCTTGCTTCTGCATTCAATTTGATGTCCAAAGAAATCTCAGATCGAGATCGAATTACAGAAGAAATTCGAAAAGCACGGTTAGAAGAAACCATCGAAGCTTTGAATACAAGCAATATTCAATTGGAAGTCAAACAAAAAGCTCTTGAGGAATCGAATATTGCTTTAAGTCAAAAGAATGAGCAGATTAAAGCGCAGCAACTTCAGCTTGTTCAAGCTGAGAAAATGAGTTCGCTCGGACAAATGGTTGCAGGAATCGCCCACGAAATCAATACACCGCTCGGGTTTGTGAAGAATAGCCTCACCCTTCTTTCAAGAAACCAAGAAGAGATTGAATCATTACTATTGAAGCAACATGCACTCGCTGAGTCTCTTTTAATGGGTGGGAGTGACGACGAAATCGAAAAGCATATCACAGAAGCCTTTGAGGCCAAACGTGAATTGGAGGAGAATGAGGTTTTAGGTGACTCCAAAAAAATGCTCGATCATTCTAAAACGGGAATTGAACGAATTGAAGAATTGGTCATTAATCTTAAAAACTTCTCAAGGCTTGATGAAACCGCATTCAAACTTTCAGATATCAATGAAGGAATTGAATCAACGCTTGTTATCACCAATAATGCCTATAAGCATAAAGCCGAGATCAAGAAAAATTTTACCCCTGATTTGAAAGCAGAGTGTTACCCTTCTCAATTAAATCAGGTAATTATGAACCTCATCGTTAACGCTGCTCAAGCCATTCCCGAAAAAGGTATGATTCACATTTCAACTATGCTTGAGCGTATTGATGAATCCCCCGCGGCAAATAAGAGCGATGCATACTACGCCGTAATTGAAGTTTCGGATACCGGCAAAGGAATTTCAAAAGAAAACCTTGATAAAATCTTTGATCCCTTTTTTACCACAAAACCGGTTGGGCAAGGCACAGGACTTGGTCTTTCAATTTCTTATCAAATCATTCAAAAGCACAAAGGGAAAATCAATGTAAAAAGTGAAGTCGGTAAAGGCACCACTTTTACCGTTCGAATCCCACTCAAACAAAATCAAAAATCTTAG
- a CDS encoding response regulator gives MSAKPELLLIDDEPIVLETLKILFKREYSVFTAESGSAAIEVFKQNPNIKLVICDQRMPGMLGHETLREIKSIRPHSIRILLTGYSDLEAVIQSVNSGEVFRYINKPWDSEKLLHVVRLGFQINEKLEAVEREALQRKLKVAEQQLAQSSPPSVLYVSQNGDNAAHISALLGKEFIFRLASSPDTALQTLSQHSISVILSDIDFAEGDPIEFLSAISHEYPNSVAMIYTSIRDAALAIRAINELNVFRYLVRPTDDTKLISLIREAANLSKLRENQLSGNASKIGKDIAPEHSDTSFLKRRIESSPYLLRLRALRANS, from the coding sequence ATGTCGGCAAAGCCCGAGCTATTGCTTATCGATGATGAGCCTATTGTTTTAGAAACCTTAAAAATTTTGTTTAAGCGCGAGTACTCTGTCTTTACAGCTGAAAGCGGAAGCGCAGCCATAGAAGTATTCAAACAAAATCCAAATATCAAATTAGTGATTTGTGACCAGCGAATGCCCGGCATGCTAGGTCACGAAACCTTACGCGAAATCAAGTCTATTCGGCCACACTCGATTCGCATCTTGCTTACAGGCTATTCAGATCTCGAGGCGGTAATTCAATCAGTGAATTCGGGGGAAGTCTTTCGGTATATCAATAAGCCGTGGGACTCAGAAAAATTGCTTCATGTGGTTAGGCTTGGTTTTCAAATCAATGAGAAACTTGAAGCTGTAGAGCGAGAAGCCCTTCAACGAAAATTGAAGGTCGCCGAGCAACAATTGGCGCAATCAAGTCCGCCAAGCGTTTTGTATGTCTCTCAAAATGGGGATAACGCTGCGCATATTTCAGCGCTTTTAGGTAAGGAATTTATTTTTCGATTGGCGTCCTCTCCTGATACCGCCCTTCAAACACTTTCACAGCATAGCATTTCAGTCATTTTAAGCGATATCGATTTCGCCGAAGGCGACCCAATTGAATTCCTGAGCGCCATATCACATGAGTATCCCAATTCCGTTGCAATGATTTATACATCGATTCGCGATGCTGCTCTTGCAATTCGTGCAATCAATGAACTAAATGTGTTCCGATATCTCGTTCGCCCAACCGACGATACAAAACTCATTTCTCTTATCCGAGAGGCCGCAAACCTTTCAAAACTTCGAGAGAATCAACTCTCTGGCAATGCGTCGAAAATTGGTAAAGATATTGCACCGGAACATAGCGATACCTCATTTCTTAAAAGACGTATCGAGTCAAGCCCTTACTTACTTCGCCTTAGAGCACTTCGCGCCAATTCTTAA
- a CDS encoding FAD-dependent oxidoreductase, which yields MKKIVIIGNGITGITAAREIRKRSEYDITVISGESHHHFSRPALMYIYMGHMRAEHTKPYEDWFWDKNRISLRYGTVTKIDFTTKAVLLESGESIAYDKLILATGSKSNKFGWKGQDLKGVQGLYSLQDVEMMEENTKHLANGRGSAVVVGGGLIGIEVAEMLHSRHIPVTFLVRENIYWGNILPEEEGKLVERHIRAQGIDLRLSSELQEITSDSNGRARSVITKNGEELNAQFVALTAGVSPNTDLVKGTDVEVKRGILVNEFLETNLPDVYAAGDCAELKISDGTSKVEQLWYTGRMQAEALAKTICGNRTKYQRGIWFNSAKFFDIEYQTYGFVANKVRDGESHFYWEDASGTKSFRIVFQNASKVVTGVNTFGIRQRQAVWQRWIAEERKITDVLTDLGEANFDPEFYKQYEPEIISKFNQDYPESVVTLRRAKGLFSKLQVKFSPILTR from the coding sequence ATGAAAAAAATCGTCATCATTGGAAACGGGATCACCGGCATCACCGCCGCGCGTGAAATCCGAAAGCGCTCGGAGTATGACATTACGGTTATCTCCGGAGAATCGCACCATCACTTCTCTCGCCCAGCCTTGATGTATATCTATATGGGTCACATGAGGGCAGAACATACAAAGCCTTATGAAGATTGGTTTTGGGATAAAAATCGAATCTCACTTCGTTACGGAACAGTTACAAAGATTGATTTCACCACAAAGGCCGTATTGTTAGAAAGCGGTGAATCTATCGCTTACGATAAACTGATTCTTGCCACAGGCTCAAAGTCGAATAAATTCGGATGGAAAGGGCAAGATTTAAAGGGAGTGCAAGGCTTGTATTCACTTCAGGATGTTGAAATGATGGAAGAGAATACAAAGCATTTGGCCAACGGGCGGGGTTCGGCGGTTGTAGTTGGTGGTGGCCTTATCGGAATCGAAGTCGCGGAGATGCTCCACTCCCGACATATTCCTGTTACGTTTCTTGTTCGAGAAAATATTTATTGGGGGAACATCCTTCCCGAAGAAGAAGGGAAATTGGTTGAGCGGCATATTCGTGCACAGGGCATCGATTTGCGGCTTTCATCTGAGCTTCAAGAAATAACTTCTGATAGCAACGGCAGAGCCCGCTCCGTGATTACTAAAAATGGTGAAGAGTTAAATGCCCAGTTCGTTGCCCTAACCGCCGGAGTTTCACCCAATACCGATTTGGTAAAAGGAACTGACGTTGAAGTTAAGAGAGGCATCTTGGTTAATGAATTTCTCGAAACCAATCTCCCTGATGTTTATGCCGCCGGCGATTGCGCAGAACTGAAAATTAGCGATGGCACAAGTAAAGTTGAGCAGCTTTGGTACACCGGCCGTATGCAAGCCGAAGCCTTAGCTAAAACCATTTGCGGCAACCGAACAAAGTATCAGCGAGGAATCTGGTTCAACTCAGCAAAATTTTTCGACATCGAATATCAAACCTATGGCTTTGTAGCCAATAAAGTTCGTGACGGAGAATCTCATTTTTATTGGGAAGATGCAAGTGGGACGAAATCTTTCCGAATTGTCTTTCAAAATGCATCAAAGGTAGTCACCGGTGTCAATACCTTTGGAATCAGGCAACGGCAAGCTGTTTGGCAGCGATGGATTGCCGAGGAAAGAAAGATTACCGATGTCCTTACGGATTTAGGTGAAGCCAATTTTGATCCGGAGTTTTATAAACAATACGAACCCGAAATCATTTCGAAGTTCAATCAAGATTACCCCGAGTCGGTAGTTACACTTCGCCGCGCAAAGGGTCTTTTTTCAAAATTGCAGGTCAAGTTTTCTCCAATCTTAACTCGTTAA
- a CDS encoding 4Fe-4S binding protein codes for MSQSLLKSVRSFGLILFLIGLFTFSLSLFLGTYSLTEDILTGSVTSSSDREKLSLALKPMLDKTYSNQFEFVREYHALFNDLNETAKREGKWGEVIYADYSFILTKNSTQGFLRENQASLFFFAIIITLLGALLYILPNFSLLGIAGIKNNGVWSNPASNCSWLGFLSAAYLIGFYMFLYFYPEYITGWVLLVEPVSLFLSGKPADQWFLYGFLYTASALVMGVRMFTKYRHSNYQLLRTASVMFFQSAFAFLIPEILKSLNLPSRDLKNIFPLDYSFFYDYNLNYLSSSGTLGLFMLFWGVVLFVLGVPIMTYFFGKRWYCSWVCGCGGLAETLGDPYRQLSDKSLKAWKVERILIHSVLVFSAVLLTFSLYSYFTHESSLLGVETWRVRQAYGFLIGAVFSGVVGTGFYPVMGSRVWCRFGCPLAAYLGIIQRFKSRFRITTNGGQCISCGNCSTYCEMGIDVRAYAQRGENIVRSSCVGCGVCAAVCPRGVLSLENGPEEFRLQELIK; via the coding sequence ATGTCACAATCTTTACTTAAAAGCGTTCGGAGTTTTGGCCTTATACTCTTTCTCATCGGCCTTTTCACTTTTTCTCTATCACTTTTCTTAGGTACCTATAGCCTAACAGAAGACATACTCACAGGTTCTGTAACAAGCAGCAGCGATCGTGAAAAACTCTCTTTGGCGTTGAAACCGATGCTGGATAAAACCTATTCCAATCAGTTTGAATTTGTTCGTGAATACCACGCTCTTTTCAATGATCTTAATGAAACAGCTAAGCGTGAAGGAAAATGGGGCGAAGTGATTTACGCTGACTATTCTTTCATCTTAACCAAAAATTCAACGCAAGGTTTTTTAAGAGAAAATCAAGCGAGTCTATTTTTTTTCGCCATCATTATCACTCTTCTGGGTGCTTTGCTTTACATCCTTCCAAATTTTTCTTTGCTTGGAATTGCAGGAATAAAAAATAATGGTGTTTGGAGCAATCCGGCTTCCAATTGCAGTTGGCTTGGATTTCTTTCCGCCGCTTATCTCATTGGCTTTTACATGTTTCTTTATTTCTACCCCGAATACATCACAGGCTGGGTTTTATTGGTCGAACCGGTTTCGCTATTTCTTTCTGGTAAACCGGCAGACCAATGGTTTTTATATGGCTTTCTCTACACGGCATCTGCGTTGGTAATGGGCGTGAGAATGTTTACGAAGTATCGCCATAGCAATTATCAATTGCTCCGTACGGCTTCTGTCATGTTCTTTCAATCGGCATTTGCATTTCTGATTCCTGAAATACTCAAGTCTCTCAATCTTCCCTCAAGAGATTTGAAGAACATTTTCCCGCTTGACTATTCCTTTTTCTACGACTACAATCTGAATTATCTCTCCTCAAGTGGAACTTTAGGGCTCTTTATGCTTTTTTGGGGCGTGGTACTTTTTGTTTTGGGCGTTCCGATTATGACTTACTTTTTTGGAAAAAGATGGTATTGCTCTTGGGTTTGCGGTTGCGGAGGTTTAGCAGAAACTTTGGGTGATCCCTATCGCCAACTCTCCGATAAATCGCTCAAAGCGTGGAAGGTTGAACGCATCCTAATTCATAGTGTGCTTGTGTTTTCCGCTGTTCTCCTCACCTTTTCATTGTATTCCTACTTTACTCATGAATCCTCATTGCTTGGAGTTGAAACGTGGCGAGTTCGTCAAGCGTATGGATTTTTAATTGGTGCCGTTTTTTCAGGCGTTGTTGGAACAGGTTTTTATCCGGTAATGGGAAGCCGCGTGTGGTGCCGTTTTGGTTGCCCGCTTGCGGCGTATCTTGGAATTATTCAACGCTTCAAATCACGATTCCGTATCACAACCAACGGCGGCCAATGCATCTCTTGCGGCAACTGCTCAACTTATTGCGAAATGGGTATCGATGTTCGTGCCTATGCACAGCGAGGTGAAAACATTGTTCGCTCGTCATGTGTTGGTTGCGGCGTTTGTGCGGCTGTTTGCCCTCGTGGCGTATTGAGCCTTGAAAATGGGCCGGAAGAATTTCGTTTGCAAGAACTGATTAAGTAA
- a CDS encoding arsenosugar biosynthesis-associated peroxidase-like protein: protein METYYNPADLAKFAEVGEGNKELMNKFFAWYGAVFAEGALSEREKALIALAVAHAVQCPYCIDAYSQESLAKGATLEQMTEAVHVAGAIKGGAAIVHGVQMRNVVKKISM, encoded by the coding sequence ATGGAAACCTATTACAATCCCGCCGATTTGGCGAAGTTTGCCGAAGTCGGCGAAGGCAATAAAGAATTAATGAATAAGTTTTTCGCTTGGTATGGCGCAGTATTCGCAGAAGGTGCGCTTTCAGAGCGAGAAAAAGCCCTCATTGCTTTAGCCGTTGCTCATGCCGTTCAATGCCCTTATTGTATTGATGCGTATTCTCAAGAATCGCTTGCAAAAGGGGCTACTCTCGAGCAAATGACGGAAGCCGTTCATGTTGCGGGAGCAATCAAAGGTGGTGCTGCAATTGTTCACGGGGTGCAGATGAGAAATGTCGTTAAAAAAATTTCAATGTAA